The stretch of DNA AATAATTCGGTATTCTCAAAAATCGGTGTGGCAATTTCTCTGAAACCAAAAAGCGCTGCTTCTTCACGCATCAATTTTTCGAGATATCTTCTCTTTTCCATCTCATCTGAGCGAAAATCTCTAGTGCCGCGTGGTTTCTGAATCATCAAAAGTACAAATAAATAAAGGATATAAAATGGTTAGTCACCACCGCGCTTTACCACTACAGTCACGATATCGCCGTTTTTGAGGATATGATCCACTCCAACAGTCTGTCCTGGAAACTTGGCGCTTTTGCCCCAGACTATAGCATACCTGAAATTTTTCCTAAAGGAACGATGGATGCGGTCACATAAATCTCCGATAGACGACCCGTTCATGATGACCATGGGTTCATCCATATCAGCATCCATTCCCTGCGGCTTCAAAAAGATATGAATGAAATCGAGCTCATGATATATGCGCTCCTTCAGTTCATCTAAGCCAATTTCTTTATTCGCAGAGATGTAAACTGGATCATATTTCTTCATTTTCTCTTTAACGGAGTTTAAAAGCTTAGGTTCGGCTGAATCTATCTTGTTTATAGCTACAATCGCCTTAAGGTATACACGATTGCCAGTAAGAGCATCGATCAACTGCTCCTCATCGATATCTTCTCTGATGATGACTTCTGCGTTTACGTACCCGTAGGCAGATACCATCTCTGCAGCAGATTCTGCACTCATTTTAGTCATAGTGGTTGTAGGCTTAACCTCTATACCACCGCGATCAGTTTTTGTGATTACAACATTCGGAGGGTGGGTATTTAATCGAATACCAGCATTATATAGTTCATCCATCAAAACTTCTACATTGGTGTCGAACACATCAACAATAAAAAACACCAGATCAGAAGTTCTGACAACAGCTAAAACTTCTCTGCCTCGGCCTTTTCCTTTTGACGCGTCCCGGATAAGCCCTGGCATATCTAAAATCTGGATTTTAGCAAACTTATAAGTCATCAATCCGGGGATTACATCCAGAGTTGTGAATGCATAAGCTGCAACATCACTTTTAGCGCCTGTTAATTTAGTTAAAAGTGTTGATTTTCCTACACTCGGAAATCCAACCAGTGCTACAGTAGCATTGCCTGATTTCTTAACAGAATATCCCTGGCCTCCGCCGCCTGAAGCAGCACGTCTTTTTTCCTGCTCCATTTTTAATCTGGCGATCTTGGCTTTCAGAAGTCCTATGTGTCCCTGTGTTTTTTTATTATATTGGGTCTTCTCGATTTCCTCTTCAATAGATTTTATCTGTTCATCAATCGTTAGAGCCAATAAACACACCAACCGACTGTAATTCGGTACTCCATGACCTTATTTATCCTTTCCCTTCCATGTGACATATAAAGCATTGCATACAGCAATATTTAGTAGAGAGCAGTTGAATAGACATATTTAACAATATAAAAACACTGCAATGGGGCAACATTCATCACATTTAAAAAGAAAGAGTGTTAAGATTACAGGCGCATATAAAGTAGAAAGAAAGTTATATATGCATCAATGCATGGGTGAGATGGTTAAACATGGCCGGATATAAATCATCTCTAGACGCGATCTCCAGTAAAAAATGGGGACCGATCTTGGGTATTGTAATAGCATCAGTTATTGCATTTATATTACTGGCATACATATCACCAAGCATCTGCTTTGGATTTTTGATATGTGTATTAGTAATTTATTTCATTCCATACTATTTCGGATTAAAATCGTTTAAACTGCTTGCAGTATGGGGAATTGCATTTATTCTATTGATGCCAATACCGTTATCTTATTTTTCAGAAAATGTAGTGTACGAATATGAAGATAAAGATATATTTTCAGAAAGTAAGGACAAAACAATCATTAATGGAACAGTAACTCCATATATTGAATCAGAAAACGGAACATATACATTCACTGTAGAAGCAGATGAAAAATATGACGTTGTTAAACTCTGGATTGCACCGACATCTGCATTTGGTATATACTTCGTAGGAAATGGTCATAGTAGTTCTTACTCCATGACTACTGAAGGCAAAACAGAGGATGGAAAAAATATTTGGAGCGTAACTCTTGACAATCTGAGTCCAAATATGTATTCATACATGTTTGAAGGAAAGCTTGTTGATGAAAGCTCAGAGATAGATGGTGAGTTCACTAGTGCAGTTATCGGACCAATCAATGAGGATTCCACATCGCTGTACGTCACAATATACAAAACAACTGTCACAAATGTTGCATTGTATATCGGTCTGTTATACTTCTTACTAATGTTCATGATGTATACCAACCGCAGGAACAGAGAACTGTTCGAACAGCAGAGAGCTAAACAGAGCCGTCCAGAAGAAGGGCCTGACGGAACATTCCATTGTCCAAAGTGCAACTCAGAAGTAATTAAAGGACAAAAGTTCTGTCCACAGTGTGGAGAAAGCTTTGCTGTGGATCCCAAAGAGGTTCAGATGCCATCTGCCCCATTCAAAGGCGCTGATGATGATTACTTCTGCACAGAATGTGGCACAAAGGTGGATGAAAACGCTACGGTTTGTCCTGGATGCGGGAAAAAATTTGAATGAACGGGGGACTTTGTCTCCCAAACTTTTTAATCTTTTTACATATTGCCCTCATCTGGCATGCCATCTAAGACGACGACTACAAAAACAGTGAAAAGTCAAAAAGACATTTCAGTTTCAGAATTCTTTGAAAAAAACAGACAGATTCTTGGTTTTGATTCTCCAGTGAAGTCACTGCTTATGGGTGTTAAAGAAGCAGTAGATAATTCTCTGGATGCTTGTGAGGAAGCTAGAATCCTTCCAGACATACTTGTAGAAATATCAAAAATGGATCAAAAAGAATACAAAGTAACTATTGAAGACAACGGTCCTGGTATACCTTCTGCAGCTATGCCGAATGTATTTGGCAGATTGCTGCATGGTTCGAGATTTCATGCTGTGAGACAGTCCAGAGGACAACAGGGTATCGGCATTTCTGCAACGGTAATGTGTGCACAGATTACTACCGGAAAACCTGCAACAGCCAGATCTAAGGTGAAAAGTGCGGAAGCCGCCAAAGAAATTGATATTATCATTGATACTAAAAAGAACACCCCGGTAATCTTAAGAGAAGAGTATATCCCGTGGAATGAGAAAGAGTCTGGAACCCGCATTACATTCTACATGAGCGGAAGATACATCACCGGAAAACAATCAATCTATGAGTATCTCCGGCAAACTGCAATTGTCAATCCTCATGCATCTTTAACATTTATTGATCCAGACGGACACAAATATATCTTTGAAAGGGCAACGAATGAACTGCCTCCCCAGTCAAAGGAGATCAAACCACATCCTGACGGGATTGAACTGGGAACATTGATGAACATGGTAAATGCCAGTTCTGAAAAGAGTCTGATAAAGTTTCTTCAGAATGATTTTAGCAGGATATCAGAACGTGTAGCCAAAGAGATCTGCAGTGCAGCTGGAATAACAGAAACAACCAGATTATCAACGATGGATCTTGAAAAATGCAAACAGCTGCAGGATGGCATAGGAAAAGTAAAGATCATGGCACCGCAGTCTGACTGCCTTTCGCCGATTGGTGAGAACCTGATAAGGAAGGGTTTGAAGCACGTTCTTTCAGACATTAAACCAGAATACTATGCACCTCCCATCACCAGAGATCCCAAATCACATTCGGGGAATCCATTCCTTGTTGAAGTTGGAATAGTATATGGAGGCGGGCTGCCGTCTGATCAACAGGTTCAGATATTGAGATTTGCTAACAGGGTTCCTCTTCTTTATCAGCAGGGCGCATGCGCAATTACAAAAGCGATAGAAGCCACAGACTGGAGAAGATACGGATTGGAGCAGCGTGGCGGAACCGGGATTCCATATGGTCCAGCAATAATTCTTGTGCATATTGCATCCACAAAAATACCATTTACATCAGAAGCTAAAGAAGCAGTTTCTGCAATACCACAGATACAAGAAGAGATAACTCTTGCACTCAAAGCCTGCGGAAGAAGCCTGCGTACACACTTGAATAAAAAAGAAAGAAAAAAGAAAACAAGAGCTAAATTCGAAATTGTTCAGGTCATTATTCCGCTCATGGCAGAAAAAACTGCCAATGTTCTCGGTAAACCAATACCGGATCTAAGAGGAACCATCACAAAAATCATGAATGTCGTATGGATTGATGAGTCAATAACATATGATAAGGGAAAACACCGTGCTAAAATTACAATATACAACTATACTCCAAAAAATCAGAAGTTTAAATTGCACACAGTGTTGCCAAAAGAAGGAACGAGTCTCATATCATATTCATTAAACCCATCAGAAGTTAAAGATGATATAAAATTAACATGGGATCTTCCCCGCATCGCCTCAACAGAAATTTTTGAGATCAGTTTTGAATTGAATGGTCTTGATAAAGAGGCATATGAAGAGATGGACATTTACGTTTCAAATATTAATCCGGTAGATGTGATGGGTGCTGACCCGTTGCCAGGAGACTGGGATCTTCAAGGAGTTAATTTCACGGAAGTAGACATGGTTCCAGATGTGGAAATTAGTGAAGAAGAAGATGAAGAACCCGACTACGATGAGACTGAGGAGGATTTATATGACGAATGAACGCAACACGGAAGCAATAAAACGTCTTTATTCCATATCTGAAGATATTTATGACCAGCTTGAGTCTGGAAAAATTCCTAAAATGGTGCTTCCTCTCAGAACAAAAGCCAATATTAAATTTGATAACCGTTCCCAGGTGTGGAAATACGGAAGTATGAACGGTGTCAGAAGCGCAAAAAAGGTAAAAGGCGCCATGATGCTGCTGAGAACATCGTACATGCTGGAGCTCATCCAGAATATGATTGAAACAAACAAGTCATCTACCTTAAGAGAAGCTTATTACATTTCAGAAGCGTGGGGCAAAGCTAAATTTAATTCACAGGATGAATCCAATCTGCTAGCAGAAGACCTGGAAATAGTTACAGACTGTCTCAGGGAGGACTTCAAGCTCAGGCCAGAAGAAAATGGAGCACACATCATCGGAGATCTAAACATCATTGAAACAGACAGAAAGGGAAAGAAAAAAGCATTGAACTGCAGAGATGATGTTGGAGATTCTGGATACGGCATACCATACAATGTTGAGAAAGAAAAATTAGAGCTGAAGAGTACCAGCGCTAAATTCGTAATTGCAATAGAAACCGGTGGTATGTTTGACCGTCTTGTTGAGAACGGATTCGATGAAAAGAGTGATGGAATATTGGTTCACCTTAAGGGGCAGCCTGCAAGATCCACCAGAAGATTCATAAAACGTTTAAACGATGAAATGGGGCTTCCGGTTATAGTGTTCACGGATGGAGATCCATGGTCCTTTAGGATATATGCATCTGTAGCATATGGTGCAATTAAAACAGCTCACCTTTCTGAATATCTCGCAACCCCATCTGCAGAGTATATTGGTATAACTGCCTCAGATATTGAAAATTATGACCTGCCTACAGATAAGCTGTCGGATATGGATGTAAGAGCACTTAACGCAGAGCTGAAAGACCCTAGATTTCAAACATCATTCTGGAAAGGTGAAATAGAGTTGATGCTAAAATTAAAGAAAAAAGCTGAACAGCAGGCTCTAGCTAAATATGGTCTGGATTTCGTTACAGATACATATCTACCAGATAAACTCAATGAATTTGGAATACTCAGAAATTAAATCTTCTGAGTAAACCATTTTTTTAATTTTATTAAAATTATCACTCCAGATTAGGAAAATCAAATCCTACCAGAATTGTTGCAAGTTTCGGATCATCCTCATAGCCGTGTTTTGCTCTGATATACATATCAGAAGGCGGAGCTGGAGAGCATGATACAATATTTTCTGCACCTTCGAATTCATTGACTTCTGGGAAGGATACCGGAGGCATGATAAAACACTCTTTACCACCGCCATACCGTTCAGGGTACATTACAAATTCTTCAGATAGCCATAGAATTGATTCGTTTACATTTGCAAGAAACTGTTCTTTAGCGTTCGGAAGAACTTCTTCACCGAGTATTATGTTGTCAGAGATTAGCTTTAATGTAGGTTCCGGAGGAGGACGGAAACGCTTGTCTTTGATAATGCATATCACATACTGCCTCTTCAGACACTCCTCTACACCAATATTAGAAACACGTATTCCCGCTGCAGCAGTGATATTTTTTTCGATGTCTAATATTTTTTCACGACATTCGTTTTTTAGAGGAAAAACGTGGTGAGTGCCGTCCATTAATTTTATGCGATCCACTATGTCTTGAAGCTTTACCATCATATTGGGATGAAAATGTCAATAAATAAACCTTATTACTTGAAAAATAGTAATTGGATGTAGTATCCAATTTAGCCAGATATTTTAAAATAAAGCATCCATCCAAATTAAATGTTGACGAGTTGTGCATATTTTGCTGAGTAACAATTCACAGTTGAAGAAGATCCATTAAAAGCAAAATGAGCGCAAAATAGAAGATTAGTTAAGGAATCATGGCTATTGGAAATTGAATCATGGATCTAGAACTAATACCACTAGGATCGGGAAGTGTAAACCCCAGACCTCCGGTCAAAGCAATAGGTATAGGCGGAGCTGGACACAACATTCTAAAAGACTGTTCCTTAAATAAAGTGGCATTGTGTACATCCAGAGACGCATTTATCGATCCGGTTGTACCGGCATATAAACTAGACAATGATGATGTTCAATTTTTAAACTCGATAACTCCCGAGCTTATTGGAACGCTGAATCACACATCCCTTGACAAAATATGCAGATTAATCGATGGCATAGAAATGGTATCGATTTTTTCTGGTCTGGGTGGTGAAACTGGAAGTAAGATCACACCACTTACAGCGTATGCATGCAAAAAATCAACAGCCCTTGCAGTATCGTCAGTTGCCATACCTTTTTCAGCAGAAGGACAGGCCAGAAAAAAACAATCTGCAGCAGCTCTACCGACAATAGTAAAACATTCACATATTACAATCTCATATCCAAACGATGGATTGCTGAAACTTGCACCAGATTTACCACTTCAATCTGCGCTTAAAGTTATGAATTTTTTCATGACGAAACCAATTTTAGACATCGCAGGCATGATCACAAAAGATGACATTTCAGCAATAAAAACAAATCTTAATCGATCCCACATGAGAGTGGGGATAGGACGCGGCGGCGGCACATGGGGTGAAGAAGCCGCCATTCAGGAAGCACTAACATCCCCATGGTTTGATTTTGACCTGTATGAGGTAGAAAGGGCGCTTATGATTATATCTGCACCAAAAGCAGATGAATATACATTTAAAAATGTAATGAAATTTCTGGGTCCTAAGATACCTCACTCAAAGATTCTGTACTGGACTGTTCCAACACTGGAGGATAATGCAGAATCTGAAGTTACATTACTGCTTGACTGCCCTAATCAGCATTGAGAATAGATTTTGGTGCTCCGGCAAATGCACATAATGACTCGGCTTCCATGAAGTGCAGCTTCCCAGGCATAACTAGACAATGAAGCGGTGATCCAAGATCTGCACATAGAATACTGTTTGGAGATCCGGCAACTAATTTTTGAGTTGAAGAACCAATCCTTGCTCCAGCACAAAACAGCGAGGTATCCGTTATTAAATTTTTATGCAGTCTTTCTTCAGCATCCAACAGCCACTGCATGGCAATGTTCGCCGTCATATACCTGCTTTCATCAGCTTTGATGTCTAAAAGAATCAATGTGTGAAGTCCGCGTTCAAAATTCTCCAGAATATTATCATATGGAGATGCTGGAAGAAAACCAGGTTCAGGAAATGGAATTGTTACTGCTCTTCCAAATTTATAAGGCTGAAGGCCGAAAGCTGCAGCGCATGCTGTAAAGATCGAGACGCCGTGTACTAGCTTCGTAGGAATATTTTCCTTTTCAGCTCTCAACCTTATATCCACATGAGTCGTGGCAGACATGGGATCTCCAGCTGTCACAAATGATACTTTTCCACATTTTGCCTCTTCGATTATAGTATCATGCTCTTCAACATCTGATCTTTTTAAAACCGTGATTTTTTTGCCAATAAAATTTTCTAAGTCTTCTATTGATGAATCGATGAGCTTGGATGTGTAAAATTCCGCAAAGATTTTATCAGATGATCGAAGCGTTTCGAGCGCTTTTACGCTCATGTCTTCAGGCTTTGACATGCCTAAACCCACAAATATTATTTCACCCATGATGACACCGTGCTAGCCACTTGTCTTAAAGTTCCTCGAGAGAAAGCGGAGTCCATACGCAGAAGACTTATAGAATCCGGTTTGCTGGATATTTCATTCAGAATAAAAGGTCAAGGTGAATTTATACTAATACCTGTCGTTTCTAAAGAGATAGATTGTGAGTACGAGTTTGTTGAAGAAGAACTTCAGTCTCAAGAAAAGACAGAAACTGATTATAAGAATATTGTAAAGATGCCTGCAGAGTTAAAGGATTATCTTCCAGCATCGTATGACATTATCGGCGAGGTTATCATCATTAAATTGGATGAGGAACTTCAAGAATATAGAAATGAAATTGGAAATGCTCTGTTGAAAGTGCATCCCAATATCAGTACGGTAGCGGAAGACCGCGGTGTAAAGGGCGAACTGCGGGTACGGGATTTGAATATAATTGCTGGCAAAGATAAAACAGAGACCATGCATACGGAACATGGGGTAAGGTTGCTTCTTGATCCTGCATATGTATACTTTAATCCACGATTAGCTACAGAACGCCACAGGATAACATCTCTTGTGAAAGATGATGAGATTGTTGTGGACATGTTCGCCGGAGTTGGCCCTTACTCAGTAATGATTGCCAAATATGCCAAACCAAAGATCGTATTTTCAATGGATCTGAACCCATATGCTATCGATTATCTGAAAAAAAATATAGAGATAAATAAGGTAGAGAATATAATTCCTCTGGAAGGGGATTCTGCCGCGATGATCCATGATCTTCCTCCGGCCGATAGAATAATTATGAACCTGCCGCACTCCGCTCACGAATTCTTTTATGACGCCCTCACATGCCTGAACCCCGGCGGAACCATCCATTTCTATACGATCTGCGAGAGAGATAGTCTGGATTCCGTATTTGCCAAGCTGTCTATGCAGGCAAGAAGTATGGGATCTAAGATCACTATCGACAGACTGGAAGAGCTTAAAACATACTCTCCGACTATGAGCGTATACAGCGCAGACATTAGATTTTCAGATCTAGATCTTGTCGAGGATTGGTGAGAGTGTTATTCCATTTTGACCTTGATAATTCCCGCTTCTTTTCTCATACGAAATTAAAGCCGGAGAATGCAGAGTTTCAAAAACAATCTGAACAAATCTGTCTGAGATGGAAAGTTCGATGTCACTGTTTGAGACGTTGTAACCCATAAACGTCAGCGTTCCTTTGAATCCAGCATCCACTTTTCCCAATCCGGCGATTATTCCTTTTCGAATCCAGGAAGTTCTCAGCCATAATTGTGCTGAGATATAATTCGGCAGTTCTACCTTTTCAATTGTAGATACATAAAACATAGTTTTGGGTGGAATCTTTACTTTCCCATCTGTAATTTTTAGCCCGGAATCAGGTATGGAGATCTCAGCGATTCTCAGGTCATAGCCATTAGGAGTTATGGATCCATCATAAAAATCACTGATATTCATTATTCCATTTTGAATATTTGACAGAATCTCATGATCTGGTAAAATGCACATGATGCCCCGGTAAGCATCTCAGATAAATAGCTTCTCCGAGGATGGATAGAAATATTTGATCTGCATTAGGGGTCTGGAACGTGGCGATATCGTGAGTATTGAAATTCACAAGGTTGAAAAAAGCAGAATCGATGAAGTCGACTTTGATAATTTAGTGTTCGGACATACTTTTTCCGATCATATGTTCCAGATGGAGTATCGCAACAACAAGTGGAATCCCCCAGCGATTATTCCTTTTGGAAAGATCGAGGTATATCCATCATTATCAAGCCTGCACTATGGACAAAGCATATTCGAAGGACTGAAAGCATTCCGTTCGGCGGATGGATCTGTTAACATATTCAGACTGGACAAGCACATTGCTAGGATGGAAAATTCATGCAAAAGGATGTGCATTCCAACACTGGATAGTGAAATGTTCAAAGAAGCAGTAACCACACTAGTCGGTCTGGACAGGCAATGGATACCTCAGGCAAGAGGATCCTCATTGTACATACGGCCATTCATATTCGCTTCTGAGAACTACATAGGTGTCAGAGTCTCAGAAAAGTACGATTTTTACATATTAACCGGACCAGTTTCAACATATTTTAAAGAAGGTCTGAGCCCAGTTAAACTGATGACATCTGAAGGATATGTCAGAGCTGTCCGTGGCGGGCTTGGAGAAGCGAAAACAGCCGCGAATTATGCTGCATCACTGTTGCCAGCAATGGAAGCTCAGAGAAGAGGGTTCTCACAGGTTCTATGGTTAGATGCTCTGGAAGGAAAATACATTGATGAAGTGGGAACGATGAATATTGCATTCTTCAAAGATGATGTATTAATCACTCCACCGCTTGAGGGTACAATCCTCCCTGGAGTTACACGCGATAGTGTAATCCAAATTGCAAAGAAAAAAGGCATAAAGGTTGAAGAAAGGAGAATTTCAATTGATGAAGTGATGGAGTCTGTCAAAGACGGAAGCATGACTGAAATCTTTGGAACCGGAACAGCCGCTGTCATCTCGCCTGTTGGAGAGGTGTATCACAATGGGGAAAGTGTAACAGTTAATAATTTCAAAACAGGACCCATTGCAAAAATGTTCTATGATGAGATAACCGGAATCCAGTACGGTGAGAAAGAAGATACATTTGGCTGGATAACAAAGATTCAATAAAGCCACGAGGGCGAGAGTTGAAATAACCTTTGATGTATGAGATTCTCATGCGCGTTCTCAATCAAGAAGAACAAACAGGAGAGATCAAAGTTCTTATTGAGACTCTCGACGACCTGTGGCATTTATACAATATTATCAACCCTGGAGATATTGTAATAGCTGTCACATTCAGACGGGATGAAGTAAAGGCAGATAAGATCCGTGCAGAACGTGCAGAAAAGAAGAGAATGGTTTTAGGAATCAGGGTTGAGAAAATAGAGTTTCATGATTCTGAATCAAGACTCCGCATATTAGGTGTGATCGAAGAGGGACCGCAGGATATAGGTGCCCATCACACACTGATATTGAGTGAAAGAGAAAATCTTACAATCAGAAAAGAAGAGTGGAGCAAAGTAGCTTTAGAACGGATTGCAAGAGCAGTTGATGATTCCAAAAAGCCAAAGATATTGTTCATAGCCATCGAGACTGATGAGGCGTATTTGGCAGCGTCCAGGCAGTTTGGAATTCAGGAAATTGCAACAATAAATGCATCTTCATCTGGAAAAATGTATGATCAGAAAGAATCCGGAGACTTTTACGGAGAAGTGCTGGAAAAAATAAAAATGAGCTATGAACCAGGAACTCCAATTGTTATACTCGGCCCGGGATTCGCCAAAGAGACTTTAATGTCTCTGGGGAAATCAAAAGAACCAGAGATCTTCGCAAATTCATACATATATCATACAGGGCAGGCAGGTACAGCTGGTATCCAGGAGCTTATGAAGTCCGGAATGGGGGCAGAGGTCATAAAGGATTCCAGAATCTCCATGGAGACTAAGCTCGTAGAAGAAGCATTAGAAAGAATAGCCAAAGACAACCTAATCTCATATGGTCCATTGGACGTTAAACACGCTGCGGATATGAGCGCCATCGACACGTTATTAGTTCTTGATTCAGAGATAAGAAAAAACAACGTGGAATCGATTATGAATCAGGTTGAAGAGGCCCGAGGAAAGGTAGTGGTTATAAGTGAAAATTTTGAAGCTGGAAAAAAGCTTGAATCCATCGGAGGGATTGCTGCTCTTTTACGCTTCAGCATTTAAACTTAGTTGGCATTTGAAGTATCAACTGATCTCATGGCATCGTTGATTGCAAGCTCTGCGATATCTGCTGAATACATTGCAACTCGACTTACTGAGTCCAATATTGACATTACTTCAGCAGTAAAATCATTTTGACTGGAGTATGAGGTTTCCTTTATTCTCTCAGACAGCTCGTCAGCAGAGTCTATGACTTTATTTGCCTTATTAACATCTCTAGAGAAAAATGACTCTGTAGCCAGTGATAATATGTTTATGCTTTCTTCGCTGAATTTAATAATCGTATCCATCTCATCCTGCGATGATTTTTGAGATTTTCTCTCAAGTACATGTTTTGCAATTTTTTCTGCATGGTCGCCTATGCGTTCAATAGCTCTTGCAACAAGCATTAAGCTCATAGAATCATAGATGTTGGTGCCTACAATCTCAGCAAGTTTACGGTCTTTTTGGATCAGATTGAACTGTTTCACAGTCATCCAATACAACCTGTCAATATCCTGATCCCTATCAATCACGTCT from Candidatus Methanomassiliicoccus intestinalis Issoire-Mx1 encodes:
- a CDS encoding branched-chain amino acid aminotransferase; this encodes MICIRGLERGDIVSIEIHKVEKSRIDEVDFDNLVFGHTFSDHMFQMEYRNNKWNPPAIIPFGKIEVYPSLSSLHYGQSIFEGLKAFRSADGSVNIFRLDKHIARMENSCKRMCIPTLDSEMFKEAVTTLVGLDRQWIPQARGSSLYIRPFIFASENYIGVRVSEKYDFYILTGPVSTYFKEGLSPVKLMTSEGYVRAVRGGLGEAKTAANYAASLLPAMEAQRRGFSQVLWLDALEGKYIDEVGTMNIAFFKDDVLITPPLEGTILPGVTRDSVIQIAKKKGIKVEERRISIDEVMESVKDGSMTEIFGTGTAAVISPVGEVYHNGESVTVNNFKTGPIAKMFYDEITGIQYGEKEDTFGWITKIQ
- a CDS encoding mRNA surveillance protein pelota; the protein is MYEILMRVLNQEEQTGEIKVLIETLDDLWHLYNIINPGDIVIAVTFRRDEVKADKIRAERAEKKRMVLGIRVEKIEFHDSESRLRILGVIEEGPQDIGAHHTLILSERENLTIRKEEWSKVALERIARAVDDSKKPKILFIAIETDEAYLAASRQFGIQEIATINASSSGKMYDQKESGDFYGEVLEKIKMSYEPGTPIVILGPGFAKETLMSLGKSKEPEIFANSYIYHTGQAGTAGIQELMKSGMGAEVIKDSRISMETKLVEEALERIAKDNLISYGPLDVKHAADMSAIDTLLVLDSEIRKNNVESIMNQVEEARGKVVVISENFEAGKKLESIGGIAALLRFSI
- a CDS encoding PhoU domain-containing protein; translated protein: MPNNTESRKVQKTGTSTITVSLPKSWIDSNNIKAGDRVNMCITDDGTLCIDAGERKKSTPAKSIIEVDEGEAEHLGRKLIGAYLAGFDIIEVKSKERIDLEMKHVIKAFSRLVIGPEVIEETSNSITLHDLSDPVELPQKKCVRRMHLLVGSMYKDAITSYVSLDSALAEDVIDRDQDIDRLYWMTVKQFNLIQKDRKLAEIVGTNIYDSMSLMLVARAIERIGDHAEKIAKHVLERKSQKSSQDEMDTIIKFSEESINILSLATESFFSRDVNKANKVIDSADELSERIKETSYSSQNDFTAEVMSILDSVSRVAMYSADIAELAINDAMRSVDTSNAN